The Synechocystis sp. PCC 6714 genome includes the window AATGCTTTCCCCTATACCTCCATTGGCTTGGCTGGTCACAGCTTTGATTAGTGGTGGCATGGTGGCCCTTAGCTTTTGGTTGATGAAACGCTTTGCCCCGGACACCAGCGGCAGTGGTATTCCCCAAATTGAAGGGCATTTGGAAGGGAAACTGCCTCTGATTTGGCAGAGGGTCTTGCCCATCAAACTGCTGGGGGGCTTTTTATCCCTAGGGGCTGGTATGTTGGCGGGGTTTGAAGGGCCGACGATTCAAATGGGAGGAAGCATTGGCCAGATGACCGGAGGCTGGTTCAAAGCCACTCAAGAGAATCAACGAATTTTAATTGCAGTGGGAGCAGGGGCCGGCTTAGCTACGGCTTTTAATGCCCCCTTAGCGGGGGTAGCTCTGATTGGGGAAGAAATGCATCCCCGCTTTCGTAATCAAACCCTGGCGTACCATAGTCTACTATTTGGCTGTGTGATGGCCACTATTATTCTCAGAATGATTCGGGGGCAGTCCGCCATCATCAGTTTGACTGAGTTTAAACGGGTTCCCCTAGATTCCCTCTGGATGTTCATCATTTTGGGAATTTTATTTGGCTTAATGGGCTGTGCTTTCAACCAAGGATTATTCAAATTATTGGACTGGTTTGATCGCCTCCCAGCTCTAGCAATTAAATGGAAAGGTTTTCTGCTCGGTTCCATCATTGGCATTTTATCGTTGCTACCCCTACCCCTCACCGATGGAGGGGATAATGCGGTGCTCTGGGCCTTTAACAGTCAATCCCACTTTTCTATCCTAATTTTGGTCTGTTGCGCCAGATTTTTACTCACTCTTGTCTGCTATGGTTCTGGGGCGATTGGTGGTATTTTTGCTCCTATGTTGGGTATTGCTTCCATTGCTAGCGTAGCTATGGCCCGACATTTTCATTTACTCTTTCCCAGTCAAATTCCTGAACCCGCCGTGATGGCGATCGCCGGCATGGGAGCTTTGGTGGCAGCTACGGTGCGGGCACCATTAACAGCGATTTTGCTCACCATTGAAATGACCGACAATTATTTTGTCATTTTGCCCCTCTTGGTTACGTGTCTGGTGGCCAGTGTGGTAGCGGAAGCCCTGGGGGGTAAACCCATTTATGCTGTGTTGCTGGAGAGAACTTTACAAAAACAAACATAAGCCCGATTTATCCTGTTCATTCTTTTACCTAAAAATGATTCGCTCCGCTCAGATTGAGTTGTTGGTCAAAATTCATCTCGCCGTTAAGCCCTCGGCTCTAATGGGAGTCCTCTTTTGATATTTAAATAGCCCAATATGAACAAGTTTGTAGTACTGAAAAGAGTATCGGGATGACAGGATTTGAACCTGCGACATCCTGCTCCCAAAGCAGGCGCGCTACCAAGCTGCGCTACATCCCGTGGCCTAGCCCCTCCAATCTTAGGATAGATTTCCCCCGATCGCCAGGGGTTGACCGGGCGGATATCATCACTAGGGTTTGTTAAAATGCCCGCAAATGGCTATAACGGGCGAGGGCAATGAGGGGAAAATATTGACGATAGTAATGGTAGCGGATATAAAAATGGCAGGGAAAACCGGTGCCGGTAAATTCCGCTTCCTCCCAGGTGCCCTTGGTGGTTTGTCCCGCAATTAGAAAAGCGACGCCCCGCTCGATCGCCGTCATTAGGTCGTTATCCTTTTGCAAATCCGGCAATTCTTTAGCCGCATCCAGTAATCCAATCAATGCCCAGGCTGTTTGGGAAGCAGTGCTGCTGCCTTTACCCTTTAATTGCTTATTTTTATAACTCTCACAGGTTTCCCCCCAGCCCCCGTCAGCATTTTGACAACTTAGTACCCAGGCGATCGCCATTTTAATTTGGGGAATAAAGCGTTGGGCATCGTAGATAGCTAGGGCAGACAGGGCTCCACTGGTGCCATAGAGATAATTCACCCCCCAGCGACCAAACCAACTGCCATCCTGCTCCTGCTCTTGGAGTAAATATGCTAAACCCCGTGCCACCCGTTGACGGTCCATGGTCAAGCCACAGGCCCCCAGCATTTCGATCACCCTGGCGGTAATGTCGGCGGTACTAGGGTCAATCATGGCCTTCAAATCCCCATAGGGCAATTGATTCAGCCAATCTTGATCATTGTCAATATCAAAGGCGGCCCAACCGCCAGTTTTGCATTGCATGGTGGCCACCCATTGCAAAGCTTTATCAATTGCTCCCTGTTTACGTTCTTCGTCAGGGAGGGTAATGCCCTGTAGGGCCATCATCACCACACAGGTGTCGTCAATGTCAGGGTAAAAATTATTGTCAAATTCAAACGCCCAGGCCCCCGGTTTACCCTGGGGATTTTTGATCTGCCAATCTCCATAGGTGAGAATTTGCTTATCCAGCAACCACTGCCCCGCTTTAACTAGGGCAGGATGATCCTTGCCCAGATCCGCCTCCGCCAAAGCCCGCACTACCCAGGCTGTGTCCCACACTGGGGAAACACAGGCTTGGATAGAGTAGGTATCTTCCGTTTCCACCGCAAAATTGTCGATCGCCGCTAGGCCTCTTTGCACATAGGGATCGTTAACGTCATAGCCCAACACTTTCAGCGCTAGCAGGGAATTGAGCATAGCGGGAATAATGCCGCCCCAATCGCCACTAACTTCTTGCCGTTCTAGAATCCATTTTTCCGCCAGGGCCAAACCCTGTTCCCGGAAGGGTACCACCTTGGCTTGTTCCTGTAACTTAAATAGGCTATCTAAACCGATGAAAATATCCCAAATAGTGCCACTTTCTGGCAATTTGTACTGGACATTTTCTACCCCTTCGGTATAGAGTTCATCCACCCGCAGGCCCTGGGCAATGTTGTACACCGGCTTTTGGTCACAAACAATCATCAGCGGCACCGTACTGGAGCGGGCCCAACTGGACATTTCGTAAATGTTAAAGAAAAAATTGTTGGGCAAAAGCATCACCCAGGGGGGAATGGAAGGAGTACCCCGCCAGTCGTAACAACCAATTAATGCCAGGTGCATTTTGGTGAAAATACGGGATTTGCTAATGCCGCCCCGGCCGACAATGAAGTTTTTTGCTTTGATCAGAGCTGGATCTGTGGCTGGAACGCCCAAAATTCGCAGGGCGGTGTAGGCTTCCACACTGGTGCTTAGTTCACCACCATCGCTGTAATACAATTCCCAGCCACCGTGCTCCCTTTGTTGTCGTAGGAGATAATTTTTTGCTTTCTCCAGAGGTCTTTGGCTGGCGGTGCCCCAAATTTTATGCAGTATGACCACTTCCGCTGTGATGGTGACGTTGGATTCCAACTCAGACCACCAGTAACCATCGGCGTATTGTTCCGACAGTAAAAAGTCCCTACTAGCGGCGATCGCCTGGCGCACTTCCTCAGTGCTGGGACAGGGAACGGAGGGGGAGGGGGCAATGACCATGGAGAAAGTTGTAAATTTTTCTTTACAAAGATAGCAGATGGATTGGAAAACACCGCATCTTGCCTTGGTTAGGGATCGACGACGGATGGACTAGAAAGTGGCGAAAATTGTTAGGCATAATCCCCCAGGCCCAAAGCGGGGATAATACCCTTGGCGAGACCTGAGAAATGTATCGGAGGGGTATATGCAAAGTTTATGGGATGACCGGGAAGCAAGCCAATATCAGGGGGATTTGGCCCAGCGGGTTTACTCTTCCCGTTTATTGGGTCGGGAGCCATCCTTGGTACTCCACGGGGGCGGTAATACGTCGGTAAAATGCCAGGTCACTAGTTTGGTGGGAGAAACGGAGTATATTCTTTACGTCAAAGGCAGTGGCTGGGATTTGGCCACCATCAAGGAAGCGGGGTTTGCGCCGGTGAGAATGCCCCATTTACTGAAACTGGCAAAATTACCGCAATTGTCCGATCACCAGATGGTCAATGAACTAAAAACCCAGATGACCTTAGCCAGCGCCCCTAGCCCCTCGGTGGAAACTATTCTCCATGCGATTTTGCCGTTTAAATATGTGGACCATACCCACGCCGATGCGGTGGTGACCATCACCAATACGGCCAACGGGGAAGATCGAATTCGGGAGATTTATGGCGATCGCCTAGTAATTATTCCCTATGTGATGCCGGGGTTTGACCTGGCTAGGGTCTGTGCTGAAAAATTCGCCGCCGAAGCCCATGGGGGAACAGTGGGCATGGTGTTGATGAACCATGGCATTTTTTCCTTTGGCAATACGGCCAAGGAGGCCTACGAAGCCATGATCAGCTTGGTCAATGAAGCGGAAGAATATTTAAAAACCCAGGGAGTTTGGCAGATTGACTATGATCAACCAAGAAAATCAACTACGGAAAATCGACTGACATTAGCCCAATTACGCCAGGAAGTTTGCAAAATTGCCGGTTTTCCCCTGATCATGCGGCATTACCAAGATGAAGCTAGTTTAAGCTTTGTGCAAAGGTCTGATATAGCCACCATTAGTCAGCAGGGCCCCGCGACCCCAGACCACGTTATTCGCACCAAACGTTTGCCCCAGTTAGGTCGAGACGTGGGGGATTACGCCCAAAAATATCAGCAATATTTCCAACGTAATGATGGTAAAACCGGGGAAGCGAAAACCATGCTTGACCCTGCCCCCCGCATTATCCTGGATCCGGAATTGGGCATGATGACCCTGGGAACCTCGGCTAAAAGTGCGGCGATCGCCGGCGATATCTATCGGCACACTATGGAAATTATCCAGCGGGCCGATGGCTTGGGGGGTTACCAAGCCCTGCCAGAGTCGGACATTTTTGCGGTGGAATACTGGGATTTAGAACAGGCTAAATTAAAACAGGCCGGCAACACGCCCATGTTTGCGGGGGAGGTAGCTTTGGTTACCGGCGGAGCTTCCGGCATTGGTAAAGCTTCCGTTGAGCAATTGCTAAAACAGGGGGCGGCGGTGATTGCATTGGACATTCAGCCTAGTATTGTTGATCTTTATCATCGCCCCGATTTCCTGGGAATTCAATGTGACCTCACCGATGGCAATGGGTTTAAACAAGCCCTAGAAAGGGGCATGGCCCAATTTGGTGGCCTAGATATTCTGGTGCTCAATGCGGGTATTTTTCCCGTGGCCCGGGCGATCGCCGAATTATCCACGTTGGAATGGCAAAAAGTTTTAAACATTAATTTAGATGCCAATTTAACCCTTCTGCGGGAATGCTATCCCCTATTGCAACTAGCTCCCAAGGGCGGTCGAGTGGTGGTGATTGGCTCCAAAAATGTGGCCGCTCCCGGGCCAGGCTTAGCGGCTTACTCTGCTTCTAAAGCGGCATTAAATCAATTAATGCGGGTGGCAAGTTTAGAGTGGGCTAAGGACAATATTCGCCTCAACACTATTCATCCCAATGGGGTTTTTGATACGGGCTTTTGGACAGAGGAAGTATTGGTAACTAGGGCCAAGCATTATGGTTTAACGGTGGAAGAATACAAAGCTAATAATCTGCTAAAAGTAGAAATTACTAGTCAAGATGTGGCCGCATTAGTGACAGTTATGGCCGGCCCCATATTTGGCAAAATCACTGGAGCACAGTTACCCTTGGATGGCGGTAATGATCGGGTTATCTAGGGGAAATTAACTAATGA containing:
- a CDS encoding bifunctional aldolase/short-chain dehydrogenase, which gives rise to MQSLWDDREASQYQGDLAQRVYSSRLLGREPSLVLHGGGNTSVKCQVTSLVGETEYILYVKGSGWDLATIKEAGFAPVRMPHLLKLAKLPQLSDHQMVNELKTQMTLASAPSPSVETILHAILPFKYVDHTHADAVVTITNTANGEDRIREIYGDRLVIIPYVMPGFDLARVCAEKFAAEAHGGTVGMVLMNHGIFSFGNTAKEAYEAMISLVNEAEEYLKTQGVWQIDYDQPRKSTTENRLTLAQLRQEVCKIAGFPLIMRHYQDEASLSFVQRSDIATISQQGPATPDHVIRTKRLPQLGRDVGDYAQKYQQYFQRNDGKTGEAKTMLDPAPRIILDPELGMMTLGTSAKSAAIAGDIYRHTMEIIQRADGLGGYQALPESDIFAVEYWDLEQAKLKQAGNTPMFAGEVALVTGGASGIGKASVEQLLKQGAAVIALDIQPSIVDLYHRPDFLGIQCDLTDGNGFKQALERGMAQFGGLDILVLNAGIFPVARAIAELSTLEWQKVLNINLDANLTLLRECYPLLQLAPKGGRVVVIGSKNVAAPGPGLAAYSASKAALNQLMRVASLEWAKDNIRLNTIHPNGVFDTGFWTEEVLVTRAKHYGLTVEEYKANNLLKVEITSQDVAALVTVMAGPIFGKITGAQLPLDGGNDRVI
- the shc gene encoding squalene--hopene cyclase; amino-acid sequence: MVIAPSPSVPCPSTEEVRQAIAASRDFLLSEQYADGYWWSELESNVTITAEVVILHKIWGTASQRPLEKAKNYLLRQQREHGGWELYYSDGGELSTSVEAYTALRILGVPATDPALIKAKNFIVGRGGISKSRIFTKMHLALIGCYDWRGTPSIPPWVMLLPNNFFFNIYEMSSWARSSTVPLMIVCDQKPVYNIAQGLRVDELYTEGVENVQYKLPESGTIWDIFIGLDSLFKLQEQAKVVPFREQGLALAEKWILERQEVSGDWGGIIPAMLNSLLALKVLGYDVNDPYVQRGLAAIDNFAVETEDTYSIQACVSPVWDTAWVVRALAEADLGKDHPALVKAGQWLLDKQILTYGDWQIKNPQGKPGAWAFEFDNNFYPDIDDTCVVMMALQGITLPDEERKQGAIDKALQWVATMQCKTGGWAAFDIDNDQDWLNQLPYGDLKAMIDPSTADITARVIEMLGACGLTMDRQRVARGLAYLLQEQEQDGSWFGRWGVNYLYGTSGALSALAIYDAQRFIPQIKMAIAWVLSCQNADGGWGETCESYKNKQLKGKGSSTASQTAWALIGLLDAAKELPDLQKDNDLMTAIERGVAFLIAGQTTKGTWEEAEFTGTGFPCHFYIRYHYYRQYFPLIALARYSHLRAF
- the clcA gene encoding H(+)/Cl(-) exchange transporter ClcA; its protein translation is MASNFESSHRRWLDKLPQSLTDSARSLHPRTLLAAIVVGLITGAVGAGFKSAVKTIILWRSQWAQMLSPIPPLAWLVTALISGGMVALSFWLMKRFAPDTSGSGIPQIEGHLEGKLPLIWQRVLPIKLLGGFLSLGAGMLAGFEGPTIQMGGSIGQMTGGWFKATQENQRILIAVGAGAGLATAFNAPLAGVALIGEEMHPRFRNQTLAYHSLLFGCVMATIILRMIRGQSAIISLTEFKRVPLDSLWMFIILGILFGLMGCAFNQGLFKLLDWFDRLPALAIKWKGFLLGSIIGILSLLPLPLTDGGDNAVLWAFNSQSHFSILILVCCARFLLTLVCYGSGAIGGIFAPMLGIASIASVAMARHFHLLFPSQIPEPAVMAIAGMGALVAATVRAPLTAILLTIEMTDNYFVILPLLVTCLVASVVAEALGGKPIYAVLLERTLQKQT